The Streptomyces uncialis genomic interval GCCGTCGACGACCCGCTGCACGAGGTCGTCGCGAAGCTCGCCCACGACGAGCGGCAGACCCTCGCCGACACCGCCGACGCCCTCGACATCCAGCAGCTCGCCGCCGCCGTCGCCGCGCTGGCCTCGGCCCGCCGGATCGACATCTACGGCATCGGCGCCTCCGCGCTCGTCGGCCAGGACCTGGCGCAGAAGCTGCTGCGGATCGGGCTGATCGCCCACGCGCACAGCGACCCGCACCTCGCGGTCACCAACGCGGTCCAGCTGCGCGGCGGCGACGCGGCGGTCGCGATCACCGACTCGGGCGCCACCGGCGATGTGATCGAACCGCTGCGCGTCGCCTTCGAGCACGGCGCCACCACCATCGCGATGACGGGCCGCCCCGACGGCCCGGTCACCCAGTACGCCGACCATGTCCTCACCACGTCCAAGGCCCGGGAGAGCGAGCTGCGGCCCGCCGCGATGTCCTCGCGGACGAGTCAGCTCCTCGTCGTGGACTGCCTGTTCATCGGCGTCGCCCAGCGCACCTACGACACCGCGGGCCCCGCGCTGTCCGCCTCGTACGAGGCCCTGGCCCACCGCCGCAGCGCCCGGGCCCCCGGCCGCTGACCCGCCCCGCACCCCCGTCCGCACCGCCCCGGACCACCGGCCCACCGAACCCACCCACCCCACCCCCCACCCGTTCGCACCCGTCCAGCAATCCACGACGTACCGGAGTCCCGCCCATGCCCTCCTCGGCCCGTACCACCTCCAAGGACACCTCCCAGGAAACCTCCAAGGACACCCCCGGCGACACCCCGGACGGCACGCTGCGCGCGCAGCTCGCCTCGCTCACCACCGAGGCGTTCCGCCCGGAACTCGCCGGGATCGACCTGCTGCCCACCCTGGAGATCGCCCGGCTGATGAACGGCGAGGACACCGCCGTCCCCGCCGCCGTCGCCGACCAGCTCCCCCGGATCGCCGCCGCGATCGACGGGATCGCCGAGCGGATGGCGCGGGGCGGGCGGCTGGTCTACGCGGGGGCGGGGACCGCCGGACGGCTGGGGGTGCTGGACGCCAGCGAGTGCCCGCCCACCTTCAACACCGCCCCCGGGCAGGTGGTCGGGCTGATAGCGGGTGGCGCCGCGGCGCTGGTCACCTCCGCGGAGGGCGCCGAGGACTCCCGGGAGCTGGCCGCCGCCGACCTCGACGCCCTGGAGCTGACCGCCGACGACACGGTGGTCGGGGTCTCCGCGTCGGGCCGCACCCCGTACGCGGTGGGCGCGGTCGTCCACGCCCGGGAACGGTACGGGGCGCTGACCGTCGGCCTCTCGTGCAACGCGGGCAGCGCGCTCGCCGCCGCCGCGGACCACGGGATCGAGGTCGTCGTCGGACCCGAACTCCTCACCGGCTCCACCCGGCTGAAGTCCGGCACCGCCCAGAAGCTCGTCCTCAACATGCTCTCGACGATCACCATGATCCGGCTCGGCAAGACGTACGGGAACCTCATGGTCGACGTCCGGGCGTCCAACGAGAAGCTGCGCGCCCGCTCCCGGCGGATCGTCGCCCTGGCCACCGGGGCCGACGACACCACCGTCGACCGGGCCCTGACCGCGGCGGACGGCGAGGTGAAGAACGCGATCCTCATCGTCCTCGCCGACATCGACGCCCCCACCGCGGAGCTGCTGCTGAGCACCACCGACGGAAGGCTGCGGGAGGCCCTGGCCGCCGCGGGCTGACCCCCGCCCCCCGGCCCGCCCCGCGCCCCCCGCCCGCTCGTCCGCCCGCTCCCGGAGGAACCCGCCCCACGACCCATGACCCCCCGCCCTGACGGGCCCGCACCACCAGCGAGGCGACACCATGGCACCCACGACACCGGACACGAACCAGCGGACGGCCGGGGAGCTCCTGCCCCTCGTCGGGGGCGCCGGGAACATCACCTCGGTCGCGCACTGCATGACCCGGCTGCGACTCGGCGTCCGGGACCGCGCCCGCGTCCAGGACGACGCCGTACGGGCCCACCCGGCCGTCCTCGGAGTCGTCGAGGACGGCGACACGTACCAGATCGTGCTGGGACCGGGCCGCGCCGCACGGGTCACCCGCTGGTTCGAACAGCTCGTCGAGGCGGCACCCGTCACGGTGTCCGCCACGGCACCCGGCACGGCGTCCGGCACCGTACCCGTCACCGCCGACGCGCTCGCGGAACGCGGCGCGGCCCTGCGCGCGGACCGCGCACAGCGCAACGCCACCCCGTTCAAACGGCTGCTGCGCCGGATCGCGGCCGTGTTCGTGCCGCTGATCCCCGCGCTGATCGGCTGCGGACTGATCGCCGGGCTGAACGGCCTGCTCGTCAACTCCGGCCGGCTCCCCGGGATCACCCCCGCGCTCGGCGCGATGGCGTCCGCGTTCCTGGCGCTGCTCGCGGTGTTCGTGGGCATCAACACCGCGAAGGAGTTCGGCGGGACGCCCGTCATCGGGGGCGCGGTCGCCGCGGTCGTCGTCTTCCCCGGGGTCACCGAGATCAGCGCGTTCGGCCAGCGGCTGTCGCCGGGGCAGGGCGGGGTCCTCGGGGCGCTGGGCGCGGCGCTGCTCGCCACGGCGATCGAGAGATGGTGCCGGCGCTGGGTCCCGGAGTCGGTGGACGTCCTGCTGACCCCCACCCTGACCATCCTGCTGACGGGACTGGTGACGGTCTACGGGCTGATGTTCGTCGCGGGCGAGGTGTCGTCCGCGATCGGCAGGGGCGCCGATCTGCTGCTGGCTTCCACGGGCGCGTTCGCGGGGCTGGTGCTCGGCGGGCTGTTCCTGCCGCTGGTGATGCTGGGGCTGCACCAGGCGCTGATCCCCCTGCACACGACGCTGATCGACCAGCAGGGGTACACGGTGCTGCTGCCGGTCCTCGCGATGGCCGGGGCGGGGCAAGTGGGCGCGGCCATCGCGGTGTTCGTCCGGCTGCGGGGCAACCGGACGATCCGCGCCACGATCCGCTCGGCGCTGCCCGCCGGTTTCGTCGGGGTGGGCGAGCCGCTGATCTACGGGGTGTCGCTGCCGCTGGGCCGCCCGTTCGTCACGGCGTGCGTGGGCGGGGCGGCGGGCGGGGCGTTCGTGGGGCTGTTCTCGATGCTGGGGACGAAGGTGGGGTCCACGGCGATCGGCCCGTCCGGATGGGCCCTGTTCCCCCTCGTCCAGGGGAACCGGGGGTTCGGCGTCACGGTCGCCGTGTACGGGGGCGGCCTGGTCGTCGGGTACCTGGCCGGCTTCCTCACGACATACTTCTTCGGCTTCACCAGCCAGTCCCTCAAGGAACTGAACACCGACCCGACCCCGGACCCCGACGCAACCCCGGAACCCGCCCGAGCCTGACCCCCGAACCCCGACGCATACGTTCCCGTGACCGTCCGGGCCGCTTGTTCGTTCCCCGGGCCTGGAGGTCACATCGATGAGTTCACCCGGAAGCACAGCGACTGCGCGTGACTGGACTTTCGTCCTGTACCCGCAACGGCGCCCGAACGAGCGGGAGTCCGACGCTTTCGATCACGCGGCCACGCTCGCCGGTGGCGAGATCGGGTGGGAGGAGGACCCGAGCGGTGTGCGGTTCCCCTGCACGGTACGGGCGCCCTCGGCGAAGGAGGCCGTGATGTGGGCCGTCGAACGGCTCGCCGGG includes:
- a CDS encoding MurR/RpiR family transcriptional regulator, with translation MTETVKETSESAPVPPTTPPPPAALAAKVRTLVPTMTRSMQRVAEAVAADPAACAALTVTGLAERTGTSEATVVRTARVLGYPGYRDLRLALAGLAAQQQSGRAPAVTADIAVDDPLHEVVAKLAHDERQTLADTADALDIQQLAAAVAALASARRIDIYGIGASALVGQDLAQKLLRIGLIAHAHSDPHLAVTNAVQLRGGDAAVAITDSGATGDVIEPLRVAFEHGATTIAMTGRPDGPVTQYADHVLTTSKARESELRPAAMSSRTSQLLVVDCLFIGVAQRTYDTAGPALSASYEALAHRRSARAPGR
- a CDS encoding PTS transporter subunit EIIC, giving the protein MAPTTPDTNQRTAGELLPLVGGAGNITSVAHCMTRLRLGVRDRARVQDDAVRAHPAVLGVVEDGDTYQIVLGPGRAARVTRWFEQLVEAAPVTVSATAPGTASGTVPVTADALAERGAALRADRAQRNATPFKRLLRRIAAVFVPLIPALIGCGLIAGLNGLLVNSGRLPGITPALGAMASAFLALLAVFVGINTAKEFGGTPVIGGAVAAVVVFPGVTEISAFGQRLSPGQGGVLGALGAALLATAIERWCRRWVPESVDVLLTPTLTILLTGLVTVYGLMFVAGEVSSAIGRGADLLLASTGAFAGLVLGGLFLPLVMLGLHQALIPLHTTLIDQQGYTVLLPVLAMAGAGQVGAAIAVFVRLRGNRTIRATIRSALPAGFVGVGEPLIYGVSLPLGRPFVTACVGGAAGGAFVGLFSMLGTKVGSTAIGPSGWALFPLVQGNRGFGVTVAVYGGGLVVGYLAGFLTTYFFGFTSQSLKELNTDPTPDPDATPEPARA
- the murQ gene encoding N-acetylmuramic acid 6-phosphate etherase; translated protein: MPSSARTTSKDTSQETSKDTPGDTPDGTLRAQLASLTTEAFRPELAGIDLLPTLEIARLMNGEDTAVPAAVADQLPRIAAAIDGIAERMARGGRLVYAGAGTAGRLGVLDASECPPTFNTAPGQVVGLIAGGAAALVTSAEGAEDSRELAAADLDALELTADDTVVGVSASGRTPYAVGAVVHARERYGALTVGLSCNAGSALAAAADHGIEVVVGPELLTGSTRLKSGTAQKLVLNMLSTITMIRLGKTYGNLMVDVRASNEKLRARSRRIVALATGADDTTVDRALTAADGEVKNAILIVLADIDAPTAELLLSTTDGRLREALAAAG